In Neorhizobium galegae, the following proteins share a genomic window:
- a CDS encoding lantibiotic dehydratase family protein, protein MRNKATVVLAPYFIQRRAIIRGSSFESIFETEFHSELIKLSGLEHRITDAAAGLADAIFKRVRGEQDTDLRRRLLAAKRGIHNHAAVSIESLDIETTLSSGMRSWNMLLETRDALHAEVAALYSACIASVGYRAYELSKSFPLQRSLRVLNPRLADAKVSSLLGKNGLSRIGLSLVSYAVRGLTKADPFAGLGHITVGTFPDVQSIHSPRRCGATLDQSRAICCEEGQANANNSLWIVNPTIEIQPETGEARYFDTEWHTGDDALNTMYLPEIWRLLLQSVLAPLGPSDYLKIKRQVAMVLSLQDSDADYLIARLEKLGLLIRCDGHLPNSSAFEYQHLGAIHANNSCAKGGMTTERDIVPPPSEFMPICNILHLFNYQMAWIDSVSEFFLSRWGENGETGLLQFFEEFWQHSKINNALLTFESETHGYKEMKRQRGELISKLASILEVECGQEVSVSELFQNYAAERPGAAVMRSSAFSGHILDRRFILDRVLPGYGAMFARWSSDDHGPNSASELLRLLRTNLVNQQGSNEFIELVGSFGFEPQVNPRVTARRLIHPSDLKRTGADPNIKFGDVRVVFDEREHRVFMMDRLSGKYLVPIPMGTIGPQHTPPLYRFLCAIGTAFCPELPLLEHLEARMPPLAHQQVRRYPRLTVGPIVVMRSSSCVATVELCSILQLNNPVLRAKELLKWLDERRLPSQCFVRSLLAHSAPNRRTASAHKPLFVNWQNPASVELLRKHIGRMGAEISITESLPTLSKESEPVTETIVELFW, encoded by the coding sequence GTGAGAAACAAAGCTACGGTCGTACTTGCACCCTATTTTATTCAGAGGCGGGCGATCATAAGAGGATCGTCGTTTGAGAGCATATTTGAAACTGAGTTTCATAGCGAGCTCATTAAACTCTCAGGACTCGAGCACAGAATCACCGATGCCGCTGCAGGGCTTGCCGACGCAATATTCAAACGTGTAAGAGGTGAACAAGATACCGACCTCCGTCGACGCTTGCTGGCTGCGAAAAGAGGTATCCACAACCACGCTGCGGTCAGCATTGAATCTCTCGACATCGAAACAACCTTATCGTCCGGGATGCGTTCTTGGAACATGCTGCTGGAAACGCGCGATGCACTCCACGCTGAGGTCGCTGCCTTATATTCTGCCTGCATTGCCAGCGTAGGCTACCGAGCCTATGAACTGAGCAAATCCTTCCCGCTTCAGCGGTCGTTGAGAGTTTTGAACCCGCGGCTTGCGGATGCTAAAGTCTCGTCTCTTCTTGGAAAGAATGGGCTTTCCCGTATCGGCTTATCACTCGTATCTTATGCTGTCAGAGGGCTGACGAAGGCTGACCCGTTTGCCGGGTTGGGTCACATAACAGTCGGAACGTTCCCAGACGTCCAGAGCATACACTCGCCAAGGCGGTGTGGCGCAACGCTAGACCAGTCGAGAGCAATCTGCTGCGAAGAGGGCCAAGCCAATGCTAATAACTCGTTGTGGATCGTAAACCCAACAATTGAGATCCAACCAGAGACTGGAGAAGCTCGATACTTTGACACTGAGTGGCATACCGGCGACGATGCTCTCAATACGATGTATCTGCCCGAAATATGGAGACTTCTCTTGCAATCCGTTCTGGCTCCCCTCGGCCCATCGGATTATCTAAAAATCAAGCGGCAAGTCGCTATGGTCCTTTCCCTCCAAGATAGTGATGCCGATTATTTGATAGCTCGGCTTGAGAAGCTGGGTCTTTTGATTCGGTGTGACGGTCACCTTCCTAATAGCTCCGCTTTTGAATACCAACACCTCGGAGCGATCCACGCAAATAATAGTTGTGCGAAAGGCGGAATGACAACTGAAAGAGACATAGTTCCTCCGCCCAGTGAATTTATGCCAATTTGCAACATATTACATCTTTTCAACTATCAAATGGCGTGGATCGATTCTGTCTCAGAGTTTTTTTTAAGCAGATGGGGTGAGAATGGCGAAACTGGGTTGCTTCAATTCTTCGAAGAGTTCTGGCAGCATTCAAAGATCAACAACGCTCTTCTGACTTTTGAGTCAGAGACGCATGGCTATAAGGAGATGAAGCGCCAGAGAGGTGAACTCATATCAAAGCTGGCATCGATACTTGAAGTCGAATGTGGCCAAGAGGTCTCCGTCAGCGAATTGTTTCAAAACTACGCAGCCGAACGACCCGGTGCCGCCGTTATGCGAAGCTCCGCATTCTCGGGGCATATTCTGGATAGACGGTTCATTCTTGATCGCGTGCTGCCAGGGTATGGAGCGATGTTCGCAAGATGGAGTTCGGATGATCATGGGCCGAACTCTGCATCGGAGCTTTTACGATTACTACGCACCAATCTCGTCAACCAACAAGGGTCGAATGAATTTATCGAGCTTGTGGGCAGTTTTGGATTCGAGCCTCAGGTCAACCCGCGGGTGACCGCGCGACGCCTAATTCACCCTTCAGATCTTAAGCGAACTGGGGCCGATCCCAATATTAAATTTGGCGACGTTCGTGTCGTGTTCGACGAACGCGAGCATCGGGTGTTTATGATGGATCGTCTGAGTGGAAAGTACTTGGTTCCGATCCCCATGGGTACTATTGGGCCACAGCATACTCCGCCGCTTTATCGTTTCCTATGCGCTATTGGAACTGCGTTTTGTCCCGAACTACCTCTATTAGAACACCTCGAAGCTAGGATGCCGCCACTGGCCCACCAACAAGTGCGACGCTACCCCCGTCTGACCGTAGGCCCAATAGTCGTGATGCGGAGCAGTTCTTGTGTCGCCACAGTTGAGCTATGTAGCATCCTTCAACTCAACAACCCTGTATTGCGGGCGAAAGAGCTTTTGAAGTGGCTCGACGAGCGCAGATTACCGTCCCAATGTTTTGTTAGGAGCTTGCTCGCACACTCTGCACCGAATAGACGCACTGCCTCTGCCCACAAGCCGTTGTTTGTAAATTGGCAAAATCCAGCCTCAGTGGAACTGTTACGCAAGCACATTGGGAGGATGGGCGCAGAGATTTCGATTACCGAATCGCTCCCGACCCTAAGCAAAGAGAGCGAACCGGTCACCGAAACAATAGTCGAATTATTCTGGTGA
- a CDS encoding lantibiotic dehydratase C-terminal domain-containing protein, giving the protein MALRPCLERASSHGIPWFFVRYWNGGNHIRLRLFSTEAEIASLRPLICSVAGLPKPRREREKTYAETISRMSRVENLGLGMSEVAEDLMPSGAVQERDYFYDEYRYGAWSREDLERHFCASSAIAFEVLTRVGHQRERLIAESYALSYSGLLAPFDEDCPIAELQNLLASAKSLWSIEPRLKENEVQWLNNISRRFRTTKTLYSFWATEVEGLLSKLMLDDRQNRSRLRSLRLDLCHLLNNRLGVSIQDELSMYAAIAEALKRTQI; this is encoded by the coding sequence ATGGCCCTGCGCCCGTGTCTCGAGCGTGCCTCGAGCCACGGCATTCCTTGGTTTTTCGTAAGGTATTGGAACGGCGGTAATCATATCCGCTTAAGACTATTTTCGACCGAGGCCGAAATTGCTTCACTACGCCCCTTGATCTGTTCTGTAGCCGGGTTGCCCAAACCGAGGAGGGAGCGCGAAAAGACGTATGCCGAAACAATCTCTCGAATGTCTAGGGTCGAAAATCTTGGCCTCGGTATGTCAGAGGTTGCAGAGGATCTAATGCCGAGCGGGGCCGTACAGGAGCGCGACTATTTTTACGATGAATATCGATATGGTGCTTGGAGCAGAGAGGACCTCGAAAGGCACTTTTGCGCCTCTAGTGCAATCGCATTTGAGGTACTAACTAGGGTAGGCCACCAGCGAGAGCGCCTGATTGCCGAGTCATACGCGCTATCATACTCAGGCCTACTAGCACCTTTTGACGAAGATTGCCCCATTGCCGAACTGCAAAACCTTCTGGCATCAGCAAAGTCACTATGGTCTATAGAGCCCCGTCTGAAGGAAAATGAAGTTCAATGGTTAAACAACATCAGTAGAAGATTTCGGACGACCAAGACACTGTACTCATTTTGGGCAACAGAAGTTGAAGGTCTGCTGTCGAAGCTGATGTTAGACGATAGACAAAATCGATCTCGTCTTCGATCCTTGCGTTTAGATCTTTGCCATCTCCTAAACAATAGGCTCGGTGTGTCTATTCAGGACGAGCTTAGCATGTACGCAGCTATCGCTGAGGCACTGAAACGAACCCAAATCTGA